In Syngnathus acus chromosome 5, fSynAcu1.2, whole genome shotgun sequence, a genomic segment contains:
- the LOC119122525 gene encoding interactor of HORMAD1 protein 1 isoform X2, whose product MTRQSPIGERWNALHQVTEDTAAEAMNHTANIKEILNIQSGGCRNSGPNFTDSQFFFGSQFWRDNPQNFSQDMSLSSRNSQLSSQECSDPKISTRYQSKPLLFGGDPKDFFGDSKKLLDAFEEEKKKEKDKSDRDMLAKECLQIRETLTKVQQLVANTEENTSVCQTILQKLSDLSSTLQNLNSIQSDISQQFKTLLDTVNSQKEMMIELGERVQKNGDRSIELGANMKSDVECLRLEQEKSNSKQESKLEEALQLLNVLVSEHSTKHRPLEVTDKAMQTSPGRDKGVQTVQDTSDGQVSVLDCVVRKRKEKSISRYRRRPLVRQRSKLTVTDENNQPHTDSSKQQNVSRAPGEPPDLGRISGHEISVQSNPKSKSSKSVGCFITPLSCWSHDSSRPESPKNVNPDSEIILIESSPPDLLWHLFEID is encoded by the exons CAGCAGAAGCAATGAATCACACGGCGAATATAAAAGAAATACTGAACATACAGTCAGGAGGATGCAG aaattcaggccccaacTTCACAGACTCTCAGTTTTTCTTTGGGTCCCAGTTTTGGCGTGATAACCCTCAAAACTTTTCTCAGGATATGAGTTTGTCATCTAGGAACTCCCAGCTAAGTTCACAAGAG TGTAGTGACCCAAAGATTTCAACCCGTTATCAGTCCAAACCTCTCTTGTTTGGAGGAGACCCAAAGGACTTTTTTGGAGACTCCAAAAAACTTTTGGATGCATttgaggaggaaaagaaaaaagaaaaagataaaaGTGACCG TGATATGCTTGCAAAAGAATGCCTTCAAATTCGTGAAACCCTAACCAAA GTCCAGCAACTCGTTGCAAACACGGAAGAGAACACATCTGTATGCCAAACCATCCTCCAAAAGTTAAGCGATTTGTCTTCCACAT TGCAAAATCTAAACAGTATCCAGAGCGACATTTCACAGCAGTTTAAAACGTTATTGGACACAGTGAACTCCCAGAAAGAGATGATGATAGAACTAGGGGAACGTGTGCAAAAG AATGGAGACCGCAGCATAGAACTTGGGGCAAATATGAAAAGCGACGTGGAGTGTCTGAGACTGGAGCAAGAAAAATCCAATTCGAAGCAAGAAAGCAAGCTTGaggaggctttgcagctgctcAATGTTTTAGTTTCAGAGCACTCGACTAAGCACCGTCCTCTTGAAGTAACTGACAAAGCCATGCAGACATCACCAGGACGGGATAAAGGGGTCCAAACGGTACAGGATACATCGGACGGGCAGGTTTCTGTTCTGGACTGTGTTGTCAGAAAGCGAAAAGAGAAAAGCATAAGTAGGTACAGAAGGCGACCTTTAGTCCGCCAGAGATCCAAGCTCACTGTCACCGATGAAAACAATCAACCTCATACCGACAGCAGCAAACAGCAAAATGTTTCGAGGGCTCCCGGAGAACCTCCTGACCTGGGCAGAATAAGCGGTCACGAGATTTCAGTCCAGTCGAACCCGAAAAGCAAATCCAGTAAGAGCGTCGGATGTTTCATCACACCTCTTAGCTGTTGGTCTCATGATAGTAGCCGCCCTGAAAGccccaaaaatgtcaacccCGACTCAGAGATAATTCTAATTGAGTCCAGTCCTCCTGATCTCCTCTGGCATCTTTTTGAAATTGATTAG
- the LOC119122525 gene encoding interactor of HORMAD1 protein 1 isoform X4, whose translation MNHTANIKEILNIQSGGCRNSGPNFTDSQFFFGSQFWRDNPQNFSQDMSLSSRNSQLSSQECSDPKISTRYQSKPLLFGGDPKDFFGDSKKLLDAFEEEKKKEKDKSDRDMLAKECLQIRETLTKVQQLVANTEENTSVCQTILQKLSDLSSTLQNLNSIQSDISQQFKTLLDTVNSQKEMMIELGERVQKNGDRSIELGANMKSDVECLRLEQEKSNSKQESKLEEALQLLNVLVSEHSTKHRPLEVTDKAMQTSPGRDKGVQTVQDTSDGQVSVLDCVVRKRKEKSISRYRRRPLVRQRSKLTVTDENNQPHTDSSKQQNVSRAPGEPPDLGRISGHEISVQSNPKSKSSKSVGCFITPLSCWSHDSSRPESPKNVNPDSEIILIESSPPDLLWHLFEID comes from the exons ATGAATCACACGGCGAATATAAAAGAAATACTGAACATACAGTCAGGAGGATGCAG aaattcaggccccaacTTCACAGACTCTCAGTTTTTCTTTGGGTCCCAGTTTTGGCGTGATAACCCTCAAAACTTTTCTCAGGATATGAGTTTGTCATCTAGGAACTCCCAGCTAAGTTCACAAGAG TGTAGTGACCCAAAGATTTCAACCCGTTATCAGTCCAAACCTCTCTTGTTTGGAGGAGACCCAAAGGACTTTTTTGGAGACTCCAAAAAACTTTTGGATGCATttgaggaggaaaagaaaaaagaaaaagataaaaGTGACCG TGATATGCTTGCAAAAGAATGCCTTCAAATTCGTGAAACCCTAACCAAA GTCCAGCAACTCGTTGCAAACACGGAAGAGAACACATCTGTATGCCAAACCATCCTCCAAAAGTTAAGCGATTTGTCTTCCACAT TGCAAAATCTAAACAGTATCCAGAGCGACATTTCACAGCAGTTTAAAACGTTATTGGACACAGTGAACTCCCAGAAAGAGATGATGATAGAACTAGGGGAACGTGTGCAAAAG AATGGAGACCGCAGCATAGAACTTGGGGCAAATATGAAAAGCGACGTGGAGTGTCTGAGACTGGAGCAAGAAAAATCCAATTCGAAGCAAGAAAGCAAGCTTGaggaggctttgcagctgctcAATGTTTTAGTTTCAGAGCACTCGACTAAGCACCGTCCTCTTGAAGTAACTGACAAAGCCATGCAGACATCACCAGGACGGGATAAAGGGGTCCAAACGGTACAGGATACATCGGACGGGCAGGTTTCTGTTCTGGACTGTGTTGTCAGAAAGCGAAAAGAGAAAAGCATAAGTAGGTACAGAAGGCGACCTTTAGTCCGCCAGAGATCCAAGCTCACTGTCACCGATGAAAACAATCAACCTCATACCGACAGCAGCAAACAGCAAAATGTTTCGAGGGCTCCCGGAGAACCTCCTGACCTGGGCAGAATAAGCGGTCACGAGATTTCAGTCCAGTCGAACCCGAAAAGCAAATCCAGTAAGAGCGTCGGATGTTTCATCACACCTCTTAGCTGTTGGTCTCATGATAGTAGCCGCCCTGAAAGccccaaaaatgtcaacccCGACTCAGAGATAATTCTAATTGAGTCCAGTCCTCCTGATCTCCTCTGGCATCTTTTTGAAATTGATTAG
- the kbtbd12 gene encoding kelch repeat and BTB domain-containing protein 12 translates to MDFTANHGQVLLEQLRKMRETEHLTDVVLIAEGVSFPCHRLVLSAFSPYFRVMFTCGLRECNNRDIFLRDTPADSLSLLLNYMYSSDLPLTNTNVQGISIAAFLFQMDDVFTQCQQHMTDNMDASNCLGVFYFARDLGAEELADHAQRYLRQHFVQVCQNEEVLDLEAHQLGKLICSDDLNISKEETILDVVLRWAKHSFLMEGEVRSKHLPELLRKVRLPLINPDYLKETMKRNTALLADFECLEIMRQALEVVEMHPSAVPRKLKLRYGMETTDLLLCIGNDSSGIRSRYENYSERSFCYAPTTGRVYYITSPRYGDALGYVCAGVVTEDNTIIVSGEAGARRMSRQKEMDVELYRYKVEAQGSWERLTSAEYRDSYGLGSLGDTLYLIGGLMKLKNQLLITNCVERWSLQGGPWRSAAPLPIPLAYHSVVRLKDRLYVIGGRTPQSYRMDDEPDRLSNRLLEYDPNINKWTDLRPMKYSKYRCSAVVVNEEIVVMGGIGCEGVDRGQSRHCLDAVEIYNPDEDYWRDGPALPCAQLSLRSNASNAGVVGGKIYVCGYYKGANRHDDITKDILELDTLDNRWTVVARRALMHDNYDVCLVASLNPRGLISPPADLSQ, encoded by the exons ATGGATTTCACAGCCAACCATGGACAGGTTCTACTTGAGCAGTTAAGGAAGATGAGGGAGACTGAGCACCTAACAGATGTGGTGCTGATTGCCGAGGGCGTGAGCTTTCCCTGTCATCGCCTGGTTCTGTCAGCCTTCAGTCCCTATTTTCGGGTTATGTTCACCTGTGGCCTCCGTGAGTGCAACAACAGAGACATTTTCCTACGAGACACCCCGGCCGACAGCTTGTCTCTCCTCCTGAACTACATGTACAGCTCAGATCTTCCTCTCACAAACACCAACGTGCAAGGAATCTCGATCGCAGCTTTTCTGTTTCAGATGGATGATGTCTTCACCCAATGTCAGCAGCACATGACTGACAATATGGACGCCTCCAACTGCCTCGGTGTCTTTTACTTTGCCCGGGATCTGGGCGCAGAGGAACTTGCCGATCATGCTCAGCGCTATCTGAGGCAGCATTTTGTCCAGGTATGCCAGAATGAAGAGGTTTTAGACCTCGAGGCGCACCAACTAGGGAAGTTGATCTGCTCAGATGATCTCAATATTTCAAAAGAAGAAACCATTTTAGATGTGGTTCTTCGGTGGGCCAAGCACAGTTTTCTGATGGAAGGAGAAGTTCGTAGCAAGCACCTCCCTGAGCTCCTCAGGAAAGTTCGCCTACCCTTGATCAACCCAGACTACTTAAAAGAGACAATGAAGAGGAACACAGCCTTGCTAGCTGACTTTGAATGTCTGGAGATAATGAGGCAAGCTTTGGAGGTTGTAGAGATGCATCCCTCCGCTGTACCACGCAAACTAAAATTGCGATATGGGATGGAAACCACCGATTTGCTGCTCTGTATCGGTAATGACAGCAGTGGGATCAGGTCCAGATATGAAAACTACAGCGAACGCAGCTTCTGTTACGCCCCCACGACGGGTCGAGTTTACTACATCACTTCACCTCGATACGGAGACGCTCTGGGCTATGTATGTGCGGGGGTCGTAACCGAAGACAATACCATTATCGTGTCAGGGGAGGCAGGTGCCCGCAGGATGTCCcgacaaaaagaaatggatgTAGAACTCTACAG GTACAAAGTGGAAGCCCAAGGCAGTTGGGAGCGCCTGACATCAGCGGAGTACCGAGATTCTTACGGACTGGGTTCCTTGGGTGATACCTTGTACCTGATTGGTGGGCTGATGAAGCTGAAGAACCAGCTTCTCATCACTAACTGTGTGGAGCGATGGTCTCTTCAAGGAGGACCTTGGCGCAGTGCAGCACCTCTACCAATACCATTGGCTTATCACAGCGTGGTCAGGCTGAAGGATCGCCTGTACGTCATTGGCGGGAGAACTccacag TCATACCGAATGGATGATGAACCAGATCGCCTTAGCAACCGTCTTCTTGAGTATGAtccaaacataaataaatggacaGACCTGCGTCCAATGAAGTATTCAAAATACAGATGCAGTGCTGTTGTGGTCAACGAGGAAATTGTTGTCATGG GGGGTATCGGCTGTGAGGGTGTGGACCGAGGACAGTCAAGGCATTGTCTTGATGCTGTGGAGATCTACAACCCAGATGAGGATTACTGGAGGGATGGACCTGCTCTACCATGTGCTCAACTGTCACTGCGCTCAAATGCCTCAAATGCAGGAGTGGTAGGAGGAAAGATTTATGTGTGCGGATACTACAAAGGAGCAA ATCGCCACGATGATATAACAAAAGACATCTTGGAACTAGACACCTTGGACAACCGATGGACGGTTGTCGCTCGGCGTGCTTTGATGCACGATAACTACGACGTTTGCTTGGTGGCAAGTTTAAATCCGAGGGGACTAATATCTCCACCTGCAGACCTTtcgcagtaa
- the LOC119122525 gene encoding interactor of HORMAD1 protein 1 isoform X3, with translation MTRQSPIGERWNALHQVTEDTAEAMNHTANIKEILNIQSGGCRNSGPNFTDSQFFFGSQFWRDNPQNFSQDMSLSSRNSQLSSQECSDPKISTRYQSKPLLFGGDPKDFFGDSKKLLDAFEEEKKKEKDKSDRDMLAKECLQIRETLTKVQQLVANTEENTSVCQTILQKLSDLSSTLQNLNSIQSDISQQFKTLLDTVNSQKEMMIELGERVQKNGDRSIELGANMKSDVECLRLEQEKSNSKQESKLEEALQLLNVLVSEHSTKHRPLEVTDKAMQTSPGRDKGVQTVQDTSDGQVSVLDCVVRKRKEKSISRYRRRPLVRQRSKLTVTDENNQPHTDSSKQQNVSRAPGEPPDLGRISGHEISVQSNPKSKSSKSVGCFITPLSCWSHDSSRPESPKNVNPDSEIILIESSPPDLLWHLFEID, from the exons CAGAAGCAATGAATCACACGGCGAATATAAAAGAAATACTGAACATACAGTCAGGAGGATGCAG aaattcaggccccaacTTCACAGACTCTCAGTTTTTCTTTGGGTCCCAGTTTTGGCGTGATAACCCTCAAAACTTTTCTCAGGATATGAGTTTGTCATCTAGGAACTCCCAGCTAAGTTCACAAGAG TGTAGTGACCCAAAGATTTCAACCCGTTATCAGTCCAAACCTCTCTTGTTTGGAGGAGACCCAAAGGACTTTTTTGGAGACTCCAAAAAACTTTTGGATGCATttgaggaggaaaagaaaaaagaaaaagataaaaGTGACCG TGATATGCTTGCAAAAGAATGCCTTCAAATTCGTGAAACCCTAACCAAA GTCCAGCAACTCGTTGCAAACACGGAAGAGAACACATCTGTATGCCAAACCATCCTCCAAAAGTTAAGCGATTTGTCTTCCACAT TGCAAAATCTAAACAGTATCCAGAGCGACATTTCACAGCAGTTTAAAACGTTATTGGACACAGTGAACTCCCAGAAAGAGATGATGATAGAACTAGGGGAACGTGTGCAAAAG AATGGAGACCGCAGCATAGAACTTGGGGCAAATATGAAAAGCGACGTGGAGTGTCTGAGACTGGAGCAAGAAAAATCCAATTCGAAGCAAGAAAGCAAGCTTGaggaggctttgcagctgctcAATGTTTTAGTTTCAGAGCACTCGACTAAGCACCGTCCTCTTGAAGTAACTGACAAAGCCATGCAGACATCACCAGGACGGGATAAAGGGGTCCAAACGGTACAGGATACATCGGACGGGCAGGTTTCTGTTCTGGACTGTGTTGTCAGAAAGCGAAAAGAGAAAAGCATAAGTAGGTACAGAAGGCGACCTTTAGTCCGCCAGAGATCCAAGCTCACTGTCACCGATGAAAACAATCAACCTCATACCGACAGCAGCAAACAGCAAAATGTTTCGAGGGCTCCCGGAGAACCTCCTGACCTGGGCAGAATAAGCGGTCACGAGATTTCAGTCCAGTCGAACCCGAAAAGCAAATCCAGTAAGAGCGTCGGATGTTTCATCACACCTCTTAGCTGTTGGTCTCATGATAGTAGCCGCCCTGAAAGccccaaaaatgtcaacccCGACTCAGAGATAATTCTAATTGAGTCCAGTCCTCCTGATCTCCTCTGGCATCTTTTTGAAATTGATTAG
- the LOC119122525 gene encoding interactor of HORMAD1 protein 1 isoform X1, with product MTRQSPIGERWNALHQVTEDTGNLWKPPVLSHTTDVIAFSSAEAMNHTANIKEILNIQSGGCRNSGPNFTDSQFFFGSQFWRDNPQNFSQDMSLSSRNSQLSSQECSDPKISTRYQSKPLLFGGDPKDFFGDSKKLLDAFEEEKKKEKDKSDRDMLAKECLQIRETLTKVQQLVANTEENTSVCQTILQKLSDLSSTLQNLNSIQSDISQQFKTLLDTVNSQKEMMIELGERVQKNGDRSIELGANMKSDVECLRLEQEKSNSKQESKLEEALQLLNVLVSEHSTKHRPLEVTDKAMQTSPGRDKGVQTVQDTSDGQVSVLDCVVRKRKEKSISRYRRRPLVRQRSKLTVTDENNQPHTDSSKQQNVSRAPGEPPDLGRISGHEISVQSNPKSKSSKSVGCFITPLSCWSHDSSRPESPKNVNPDSEIILIESSPPDLLWHLFEID from the exons CAGCAGAAGCAATGAATCACACGGCGAATATAAAAGAAATACTGAACATACAGTCAGGAGGATGCAG aaattcaggccccaacTTCACAGACTCTCAGTTTTTCTTTGGGTCCCAGTTTTGGCGTGATAACCCTCAAAACTTTTCTCAGGATATGAGTTTGTCATCTAGGAACTCCCAGCTAAGTTCACAAGAG TGTAGTGACCCAAAGATTTCAACCCGTTATCAGTCCAAACCTCTCTTGTTTGGAGGAGACCCAAAGGACTTTTTTGGAGACTCCAAAAAACTTTTGGATGCATttgaggaggaaaagaaaaaagaaaaagataaaaGTGACCG TGATATGCTTGCAAAAGAATGCCTTCAAATTCGTGAAACCCTAACCAAA GTCCAGCAACTCGTTGCAAACACGGAAGAGAACACATCTGTATGCCAAACCATCCTCCAAAAGTTAAGCGATTTGTCTTCCACAT TGCAAAATCTAAACAGTATCCAGAGCGACATTTCACAGCAGTTTAAAACGTTATTGGACACAGTGAACTCCCAGAAAGAGATGATGATAGAACTAGGGGAACGTGTGCAAAAG AATGGAGACCGCAGCATAGAACTTGGGGCAAATATGAAAAGCGACGTGGAGTGTCTGAGACTGGAGCAAGAAAAATCCAATTCGAAGCAAGAAAGCAAGCTTGaggaggctttgcagctgctcAATGTTTTAGTTTCAGAGCACTCGACTAAGCACCGTCCTCTTGAAGTAACTGACAAAGCCATGCAGACATCACCAGGACGGGATAAAGGGGTCCAAACGGTACAGGATACATCGGACGGGCAGGTTTCTGTTCTGGACTGTGTTGTCAGAAAGCGAAAAGAGAAAAGCATAAGTAGGTACAGAAGGCGACCTTTAGTCCGCCAGAGATCCAAGCTCACTGTCACCGATGAAAACAATCAACCTCATACCGACAGCAGCAAACAGCAAAATGTTTCGAGGGCTCCCGGAGAACCTCCTGACCTGGGCAGAATAAGCGGTCACGAGATTTCAGTCCAGTCGAACCCGAAAAGCAAATCCAGTAAGAGCGTCGGATGTTTCATCACACCTCTTAGCTGTTGGTCTCATGATAGTAGCCGCCCTGAAAGccccaaaaatgtcaacccCGACTCAGAGATAATTCTAATTGAGTCCAGTCCTCCTGATCTCCTCTGGCATCTTTTTGAAATTGATTAG